The stretch of DNA GTAATCTCCGCGTTCTACGAAGAAGTCATTTACGTTGCTGCCGAAATTATTCCGGCTCCCTGCCTGAATGGCCCTGGGTATGTTGGTGTCGGTATTGGTGGGTGTCCAGCGGTCGGCGGCTTCGGCCAGATTGTTAAACCGACCGTCGAGCGTGAGCAGGTTGGCGCGGGTTAGGTTGTAGATGACATTGCCACTAACGCCCTGAAAAAAGACGGCCAGATTAAAGCCTTTATACGAAAACGTATTATTGACTCCGTAGAGCAGGGTTGGGTCGCGAACGCCCAGCACGGTACGGTCGTCGGGCGTAATGCGACCGTCGGCGTTGAGGTCTGCAAACCGCCGTTCGCCGGGCAGGGCACCGGGCTGAATCGACGTGTTGTCGTTCGTCTGGAAGAGACCATTGGTGCGGAAGCCAAAAAATGACCCCACAGCCACGCCTTCCTGAAGAATGATATTACCGGCAAAAGCACGCGCAACGGGTAGTTGTTCGATGCGGTTGCGGTTGCCCGAAATATTAAAGGAGGTGTTCCAGCGGAAAGCACCATCGAGGTTGTTGCTCGACACTTCGACCTCCCAGCCCCGGTTGCTGACCGACCCTAAGTTTTGCGTAACGGTGCCAAACCCGCTCGTGCGCGGAATGCTTCGGTCGAAAAGCAACGCATCGGTGCGTTTGTCGTAATAGTTGGCCGAAACCGTAAACCGTTCTTTCAGCAGGCCCACGTCGAGGCCAATGTTGAACTGAGAGGTTTTCTCCCAACTGAGGTCAGGGTTGGCAATCTGACCCGGCTGACGCCCCACAAAGGCGGCATTGTTGAAAACCGTTGTAACCGACGAAAGAATGGGCAGCGACCGGAACAGACCAATTTCCTGACTGCCCGTTTGCCCGTAGCCTACCCGCAACTTAAGGCTGCTGGCAACGTTGGTCAGTGGAGCAAAAAAATCTTCTTTCGAGACCACCCAGGCTGCCGATGCCGCCGGGAAGTAGCCAAACTTATTACCCGCCCCAAACCGCGAAGAGCCATCGGCCCGGAACGAAGCAGTTAGCAGATATTTGTCCCGAAAGCTGTAATTGACCCGGCCCAGAAACGAGAGCATTTGCCATGAGTTATTGTTGGCAAACCGATTGAGCGACACTAAATAATCGCCATCATACGAAAACGGACCGGTGTTATCGTTCAGCCCCTCGCCAGCCACCTGCAACCGGTCGAACACGTTTTTCTGCGCGGTTTGCCCAACCACAGCCGACAGCACGTGCCGGCCAAACGTGCGGTTGTAGCTGAGTGTGTTTTCGATAAGGGTGTTCAGGTTTGAGTTGACACTCCGGTCAGAAGAGCCGCCAGCCGCCCGGATGCCGCCGTTGGTGGGTTCGTAGTAGATGCCTTTGGCCGTGAGGTTGTCGACGCCGAGATTCAGGCGGTAGGTTAGCCCTTTGATGAACTCGATTTCCGTAAAGAAATTACCGAGTATGCGGTCGTCCGAACGCTGGTTCGTCACTAAGTCGGCAAAATACATGGGGCTGGGCAGGATAGACGTGATTCCAGCCGCGTTTAGCCCGAGGTTCACGCCCGCGTTGAAGTTATCAATCGGATTGGCATTGTTCTGATAGATACCGTTGAGCGTCACGGGCTGGTTTGGCACCATACGTAAGGCATTGGTAATCAAACTGGACCCGCCATCACTGAAGCCCAACTCCGTATCGAACCGGGATACGTTCAGGTTAATGCCCGCCCGCACCCGACTGCTGATATTGTGGTCTAAGTTGAGTCGCACGGCATAGCGTTTAGCGGCAGTGCCTTTTACAATACCCTGCTGATCGAAGTAGTTGCCCGACAGGGCGTAGCGGGTTTTCTCGGTTCCTCCACGCAGCGACAGTTGGTAGTTTTGCACGGCGGCTGAGCGGAAAAGCGCGTTCTGCCAGTCGGTGTTGTATTCGTTATTCAGGGCTGTTACGGGTGCCTGTGGATTGGGTACGCCATTGGCACCAAACGTATTGGCACGGGCTTCGGTGTTGAGGTTGTAAAACTGCTGGGCGTTGAGCACCGACAACCGGCGTTCGGTACTCTGGACTCCATACGACGCGTCGAAATTCACGACCGACGTACCGGCTTTGCCGCGTTTGGTTGTAATCAGCACCACGCCATTGGCTCCCCGCGAGCCGTAGATAGCCGTTGCCGAAGCGTCTTTAAGAATTTCCATCGACTCAATGTCGTTGGGATTAATACTCGACAACGTATTGACCTGAGAGCCAGCATTACTACCCGAACCACGTACTGTAAACGACGCATTGGTATTGTTGTCGATATTCAGCGGAACGCCATCGACCACATACAGCGGCTCGGCTCCGCCATTGATGGAGTTGGTTCCCCGCACCCGTATCTGAAGCCCACCTCCCGGTGCGGCAGATGTCTGTGTTACCAACACACCGGCGGCCCGGCCCTGCAACATCTGATCGAGCGAGGTGGTAACGGCCCGGTTGACGTCGGCGACTTTAATTTGCGAAACGGCCCCGGTCAAATCACTTTTCCTGACCGTACCGTAGCCCACTACAACCACTTCGTTTAGCCCCCGCTCGTCGGCCTGAAGCGTAACGTTGACCCGACTGCGCCGGTTGATAGAGACCTCCTGCGTTTGGTAGCCGATGTACGAGAAAATCAGGATACCGTCGCCGGGGTCGGGAACACTCAGGCGGTAATTCCCGTTGGCGTCGGTGGCGGTTCCGGTTCCCGTACCTTTCAGCAGGATGTTAACGCCCGGAATGCCATTTTGGGCATCGTCGCTGGTTACGCGCCCGCTCACCACAAATTTGGGGGCTTCGACTACCGTTTTTTCCGCTGGTTCGGGTAAAGAAACTGCCGTTTGTGGATCGGCAAGGTCTGATACGGGCTTAACCGGCAGCGTTGGCTGAAGCACAAAAGTGGTGGGGCCAAGCTGTTTACACTGCCAGTTGAGCGGAGTCAGCAGCCGGGTCAGTGTAGCTTCAATACGACCCTCGAACGTATCGATTGAGGGCACCTCCACGGTTATTTTACGGGCTAAATTCGCCTGATAATTAAAGCGCAC from Spirosoma montaniterrae encodes:
- a CDS encoding SusC/RagA family TonB-linked outer membrane protein, with the translated sequence MLSSLSIRLGWVFVIGMLLLALPTQAQVLARAYAGSAQQQTGQKPLTYTLPKLLDALENRYNVRFNYQANLARKITVEVPSIDTFEGRIEATLTRLLTPLNWQCKQLGPTTFVLQPTLPVKPVSDLADPQTAVSLPEPAEKTVVEAPKFVVSGRVTSDDAQNGIPGVNILLKGTGTGTATDANGNYRLSVPDPGDGILIFSYIGYQTQEVSINRRSRVNVTLQADERGLNEVVVVGYGTVRKSDLTGAVSQIKVADVNRAVTTSLDQMLQGRAAGVLVTQTSAAPGGGLQIRVRGTNSINGGAEPLYVVDGVPLNIDNNTNASFTVRGSGSNAGSQVNTLSSINPNDIESMEILKDASATAIYGSRGANGVVLITTKRGKAGTSVVNFDASYGVQSTERRLSVLNAQQFYNLNTEARANTFGANGVPNPQAPVTALNNEYNTDWQNALFRSAAVQNYQLSLRGGTEKTRYALSGNYFDQQGIVKGTAAKRYAVRLNLDHNISSRVRAGINLNVSRFDTELGFSDGGSSLITNALRMVPNQPVTLNGIYQNNANPIDNFNAGVNLGLNAAGITSILPSPMYFADLVTNQRSDDRILGNFFTEIEFIKGLTYRLNLGVDNLTAKGIYYEPTNGGIRAAGGSSDRSVNSNLNTLIENTLSYNRTFGRHVLSAVVGQTAQKNVFDRLQVAGEGLNDNTGPFSYDGDYLVSLNRFANNNSWQMLSFLGRVNYSFRDKYLLTASFRADGSSRFGAGNKFGYFPAASAAWVVSKEDFFAPLTNVASSLKLRVGYGQTGSQEIGLFRSLPILSSVTTVFNNAAFVGRQPGQIANPDLSWEKTSQFNIGLDVGLLKERFTVSANYYDKRTDALLFDRSIPRTSGFGTVTQNLGSVSNRGWEVEVSSNNLDGAFRWNTSFNISGNRNRIEQLPVARAFAGNIILQEGVAVGSFFGFRTNGLFQTNDNTSIQPGALPGERRFADLNADGRITPDDRTVLGVRDPTLLYGVNNTFSYKGFNLAVFFQGVSGNVIYNLTRANLLTLDGRFNNLAEAADRWTPTNTDTNIPRAIQAGSRNNFGSNVNDFFVERGDYMRLRNITLSYTIPQTVSRVVKLNQARIFVSADNLFTWTNYTGYNPDIVGTSISGSSNTAAGATNAGAGTIGGIDNGPYPNPRVITGGISLTF